One Neodiprion pinetum isolate iyNeoPine1 chromosome 1, iyNeoPine1.2, whole genome shotgun sequence genomic window carries:
- the LOC124224668 gene encoding uncharacterized protein isoform X1 yields MGNCLGRCFATVTDPSTYRSYRRHSSMCFQEDERTEFCQQSDRDVRMMSCERRKNLLSFLSLKRFKKRRGVPISLELAEDGGWPMGGSKYVRLNSRSTASVSSGLDVSLQTLDARNLMKHGYVPTPASSLDLEWEHEGLPISPRSDINAENTDISLSFPSVNNSQPSSLTASPWSRVSTPNSLEWDPVEADMVCVDVETEQLLTEIERLTDRALKETGDWTSSS; encoded by the exons ATGGGGAACTGCCTCGGCCGTTGTTTTGCCACTGTCACCGATCCGTCGACGTACAG ATCATATCGCCGACATTCGAGCATGTGCTTTCAAGAGGACGAACGTACAGAG TTCTGTCAACAGAGTGATCGGGACGTGCGTATGATGTCTTGTGAGAGACGGAAAAA TTTGTTATCGTTTCTTTCATTGAAACGTTTCAAG AAGAGGCGCGGTGTCCCGATTTCTTTGGAACTTGCCGAGGACGGTGGGTGGCCCATGGGCGGTAGCAAGTATGTTAGGTTGAACTCCAGAAGTACCGCATCAGTCAG TTCTGGCTTGGATGTATCACTTCAAACTTTGGATGCTAGAAATTTGATGAAACACGGCTACGTGCCAACTCCTGCTTCATCCTTAGACCTTGAATGGGAGCATGAAG GTTTGCCAATATCTCCACGAAGCGATATCAATGCAGAGAATACAGATATCTCTCTTTCCTTTCCGTCTGTAAACAACAGTCAACCTTCTAGTCTGACTGCTTCACCTTGGTCCAGAGTATCGACGCCAAATAGCTTGGAATGGGATCCAGTGGAAGCAGATATGGTGTGTGTAGACGTAGAGACTGAGCAATTGCTAACAGAGATTGAGAGACTGACAGATCGGGCACTAAAAGAGACTGGTGACTGGACTAGTAGTAGCTGA
- the LOC124224668 gene encoding uncharacterized protein isoform X2: MCFQEDERTEFCQQSDRDVRMMSCERRKNLLSFLSLKRFKKRRGVPISLELAEDGGWPMGGSKYVRLNSRSTASVSSGLDVSLQTLDARNLMKHGYVPTPASSLDLEWEHEGLPISPRSDINAENTDISLSFPSVNNSQPSSLTASPWSRVSTPNSLEWDPVEADMVCVDVETEQLLTEIERLTDRALKETGDWTSSS; encoded by the exons ATGTGCTTTCAAGAGGACGAACGTACAGAG TTCTGTCAACAGAGTGATCGGGACGTGCGTATGATGTCTTGTGAGAGACGGAAAAA TTTGTTATCGTTTCTTTCATTGAAACGTTTCAAG AAGAGGCGCGGTGTCCCGATTTCTTTGGAACTTGCCGAGGACGGTGGGTGGCCCATGGGCGGTAGCAAGTATGTTAGGTTGAACTCCAGAAGTACCGCATCAGTCAG TTCTGGCTTGGATGTATCACTTCAAACTTTGGATGCTAGAAATTTGATGAAACACGGCTACGTGCCAACTCCTGCTTCATCCTTAGACCTTGAATGGGAGCATGAAG GTTTGCCAATATCTCCACGAAGCGATATCAATGCAGAGAATACAGATATCTCTCTTTCCTTTCCGTCTGTAAACAACAGTCAACCTTCTAGTCTGACTGCTTCACCTTGGTCCAGAGTATCGACGCCAAATAGCTTGGAATGGGATCCAGTGGAAGCAGATATGGTGTGTGTAGACGTAGAGACTGAGCAATTGCTAACAGAGATTGAGAGACTGACAGATCGGGCACTAAAAGAGACTGGTGACTGGACTAGTAGTAGCTGA
- the LOC124224670 gene encoding EEF1A lysine methyltransferase 1, with amino-acid sequence MSDSDDEMPQLSSASLAALQEFYKEKEAQENMLKSIHGENESTHITFDENWQLSQFWYDDETVNSFVKGVIHSTEKTGKIALISCPTLYNKMKKDSDGRQVTLFEYDQRFAVFGSDFIPYDYKSPLEIPRELAGDFDLVLADPPFLSEECLTKTAVTIKFLSKKNIVLCTGAIMSELASRLLGVKKCSFEPRHKNNLANEFWCYSNFDFDKALK; translated from the exons ATGTCAGATAGCGACGACGAGATGCCGCAGTTATCGTCGGCCTCGCTTGCCGCTCTTCAAGAGTTCTACAAAGAGAAAGAAGCGCAAGAAAATATGTTGAAGAGTATTCACGGTGAAAATGAATCAACgcacatcacgtttgatgaaaattgg CAACTCAGTCAATTTTGGTACGACGACGAGACGGTCAATAGTTTTGTTAAAGGCGTCATTCATTCAACTGAAAAAACCGGAAAAATTGCCCTCATCTCTTGTCCGACGctttataacaaaatgaagaaagattCCGACGGCAGACAAG tTACATTGTTCGAGTACGATCAGCGATTCGCTGTTTTCGGCTCAGATTTTATTCCGTACGACTATAAATCTCCTTTAGAAATTCCCAGAGAATTGGCAGGTGACTTTGATCTCGTGCTTGCGGATCCACCTTTTCTTTCGGAAGAATGTCTAACAAAAACGGCGGTAACCATCAAGTTCTTATCTAAGAAAAATATCGTACTCTGCACAG GTGCAATAATGAGCGAATTAGCATCAAGACTTTTGGGCGTAAAAAAATGCAGTTTCGAACCGCGCCACAAGAATAATCTAGCGAATGAATTTTGGTGCTattcaaactttgattttGACAAGGCGTTAAAATAA